The nucleotide window ACCCTGCCCGTGTCGGCGTACTCGAACAACAGGCCCTGACCATCGCTCATGCGGGTCAGCAGCATGCCGCCGTTAGCCAGCGGCAGGTAGCTGCAGGTCGCCAGTTCCCAGGGCGCCGGCGCGCAGTCGACATCCGCCGCCATATCCAGTTCGAGGGGCTGCAGGCGCCCCGCCCGCTCGCGCCAGGGTTGCCAGCCGCCTGCGCGGTCGGACAGACAATACAGCTCGCCGAGGGCGCAGAAGCGCGGTTGCTGCAACGCTTCCTCACCCTCAGTCCCAGCTACGCAATGGGGCGCGCCCCAGACGCCGTCGGCACCGCGCTCCGCGAGCCAAAGGCTGGTGAACGTCCAGGGCTGCTCGGGGCGGCTCCACTGGATCCAGGCCAATCGGTCGCCCTGGCGGTTCGTCACAGGCGAGGAGTAGAAATCCGCGCCCTCGGCCACAACCCTCCGTGCGCCATCGGCCAGATCAATGCTGACGATGCGATGCCGCACGGGCTGTTGTGCGTGGTCCTCCTCTACCGCCAGGATCGCAGCGCTACAGCTATCGAAGTGCAGCGCGCCATAGCGACCGGCGCCGTTGGCGGTCAGCGGCGTTGGCGGGCTGGGGCTACCCTCCGCCGTCAAGGTCTGCAGGTGAATCTGCTGGTCAGCCTCGTTGACGAACGCTATGCCCTGCGCGGTCAGGCAGAAGGCGCCGCCGCCGTATTCGTAGACCCGGCTGCGCAGCGAGTAGCCGGCCGGCGTCAGGCAGCGTGCACCGCCATCGCGCCAGTACCACAGGCTGCAGCGTGCCTCGCCGGGGTCGTAGGCGATCCAGAACAGCCCGTTATGCCCGGCGCGCAGCTCGGTGAAATCGCCGCAGGCCGCGGCGGCGCTTTCGGCGCTCCAGTCGCTGGGCCAGAAGCCATAGGGAACCGTCGCACGCTCACTCATGGGCGCTACATCTTGCAGATCAGTTTCGAGGCCTTTTCGTTGCGGTGCTGCAGCTGGTCGAGCCCCAGAGCCGCATGTTCGGCCTGCTCACGCGCGGCGAGAATCTTGCCGTGCTGTGGCGACTTGCTGCACACCGGGTCGGCGTTGGCGGCATCGCCGGTAAGCATGAAGGCCTGGCAGCGGCAACCGCCGAAGTCCTTTTCCTTCTCGTCACAGCTGCGGCACGGCTCGGGCATCCAGTCGTAGCCGCGAAACTTGTTGAAGCCGAACGAGTGGCGCCAGATGTACTCGACGCTGTGCTCGCGCACGTTGGGAAACTCCACTGGCAGCTGTCGCGCGCTGTGACAAGGCAGCGCGGTGCCATCCGGGGTGATGTCGAGGAACAGGTTGCCCCAGCCGTTCATGCAGGCCTTGGGGCGCTCCTCGTAGTAATCCGGGGTGACGAAGATCAGCTTGCACGGGTGGTTCTCCGCGGCCAGCTTGTCGCGCCACTCATTGGTGATGCGCTCGGCGCGCACCAGCTGCTCCTTGCTCGGCAGCAGGCCGGCGCGGTTCAGCTCGGCCCAGCCGTAAAACTGGCAGGTGGCGAGCTCGACGAAATCGGCTTCCAGTTCGATACACAGGCGGATGATCTGGTCGATGTTGTCGATGTTGTGCCGGTGAGTGACGAAGTTGAGCACCATCGGGTAGCCATGCTTCTTCACCGCTCGGGCCATTTCCAGCTTGTGGGCGAAGGCCTTCTTCGAGCCGGCCAGCAGGTTGTTCACCTCCTCGTCGGCGGCCTGAAAGCTGATCTGAATGTGATCGAGCCCGGCCTCGGCGAAGCTGGCGATCTTCGCTTCGGTCAGGCCGATGCCCGAGGTAATCAGGTTGGTGTAGTAGCCCAGCTTGCGCGCCGCGCCGATCAGTTCGGCCAGATCCTCGCGGACCAGTGGCTCGCCGCCGGAGAAACCCAGCTGTGCGGCGCCCATCTCGCGGGCTTGGCGAAACACCTCGATCCACTCGGCGGTGCTCAGCTCCTCGTGGCTGCGGGCGAAATCCAGCGGGTTGGAGCAATACGGGCACTGCAGCGGGCAGCGATAGGTCAGCTCGGCCAGCAGCCAGAGCGGCGGGCCGGGTTCGAAACCGGGTTTAGCGAAGCTCGATCCAGAACCGTTCAACGGCCACCTCCAGGAACGCCAGGATGTCTTCGGCGATACCTTCCGCCGCCGGAAAACTCACCTGCAGGTCCGCGACGATGCCGCCCACCGTGCGCGCGCCGTCCACGCGCTTGAGAATCTCGCTGGCGCTGTCGTTGAGCTTGATCATGCCCTCGGGATAGAGCAGCACATGGCACTGTTGCGCCGGCTCGAACTGAAAGCGAAAGCCGCGGCGCAGGGCCGGAATCTTGAGCAGGATGTTTTCGCTCATCGTCATTCTCCGTAGGGTGGGAAGCCCGCACAGTGCTTCCCACCACTGTTCACTACGGTGGAAAAGCCCCGTGGCCATTTTCCACCCTACGCAGCCGATCCGCGACTTACAGCGCAATGCCCTTGTGCCAGACTCGCTCGGCGGTCACCGTGTGGTACGGCGGACGATCCAGCTCGTAGGCCATGCTCATGGCGTCCAGCATGCTCCAGAGCACGTCGAGCTTGAACTGCAGGATGTTCAGCATGCGCTCCTGGGCTTCACGGGTGCGGTAGTGTTCCAGGGTGATGCGCAGGCCATGTTCGACGTCGCGGCGCGCCTCCTTCAGGCGCTTGCGGAAATAGTCGTAGCCGGACGCATCGATCCACGGGTAATGCTGCGGCCAAGCATCCAGTCGCGACTGGTGGATGGTCGGCGCGAACAGTTCGGTCAGCGAGCTGCTGGCCGCTTCCTGCCAACTGGCGCGACGGGCGAAGTTGACGTAAGCATCCACCGCGAAGCGCACGCCGGGCAGCACCAGCTCCTGCGACAGCACCTGCTCACGATCCAGCCCCACGGCTTCAGCCAGCCGTAGCCAGGCCTCGATGCCGCCCTCTTCGCCGGGCCGACCGTCGTGGTCGATGATGCGCTGAATCCACTCGCGGCGGGTGTCGCGGTCCGGGCAGTTGGCCATGATCGCCGCATCCTTCACCGGAATGCAGACCTGATAGTAGAAGCGATTGGCGACCCAGCCCTGAATTTGTTCGCGCGTGGCCTGGCCGGCATACATCGCCCGGTGGAACGGATGATGGATGTGGTAGTACTCGCCCTTGGCGCGCAGCGCCTGTTCGAATTCGGCGGGGCTCATGGCTGGCAGGGTCATAGCGGTATTCCTTTTTCTTATCGTTCTGTTCGGTATTCGGAGCGCGATTCGTGCGCGGCTACAGTTCGATGCTCATGCCATCGAACGCCACCTCGATGCCGTGTTCGCCGAGAATTTCCCGCTCGGCGGAGTCTTCGTCGAGAATCGGGTTGGTGTTGTTGATATGGATGAGCACCTTGCGTGCCGCCGGCAACCCGTCGAGCACCTCTATCATGCCGCCCGGGCCGCTCTGTGGCAGGTGGCCCATCTCGGTTCCGAGCTTATCGCCGACCTCGCGCACGCGCATTTCGTCGTCACGCCAGAGCGTGCCATCCACCAGCAGGCAGTCGGCGCGACGCATGATTGCCAGCAGCCCATCGCTGATCTGCCCCAGCCCCGGCGCATAGAACAGTGTGCCGCCGCTGCGCCGATCCTCGATCAACAGGCCGATGTTGTCGCCCGGATGCGGATCGTTGCGATGCGGCGAATACGGTGGCGCTGAGCTGCGCAGCGGAACCGGCGTGATCAGCAGGTTCGGGCACGCCGGAATGACGAAGCTGCCCTGCAGTTCGATACGATTCCACTTCAGTCCGCCATTCCAGTGCTCCAGCATGTTGAACAGCGGAAAGCCGCTGGTCAGGTCCTGGTGGACCATTTCGGTACACCAGACCTCGTGCGGGCAGCCTTCGCGCAGCGTCAGCAGCCCGGTGGTGTGGTCGATCTGGCTGTCGAGCAGGACGATTGCGGCGATGGCGGTATCACGCGGCTTGCGCGCGGGCTGCAGTTTGGGAAAGCCTTCCAGCTGGGCGCGGATGTCCGGCGAGGCGTTGCACAGCACCCATTCGACGCCGTCCTCGCTGATGGCGATAGACGACTGGGTGCGCGACTGGGCCCGCAGCGTGCCGGCACGCAAACCGGCGCAGTTGGCGCAGTTGCAGTTCCACTGCGGAAAACCACCGCCCGCAGCGGATCCGAGAACCTGGATGAACATGGGCTACCCCTGAAAGCGAAGCCCCGGCCGGAGCCGGGGCGGAAACGATCAACGATTGGCGAAATACATCGTCACTTCAAAACCAATACGCAGATCGGTGTATTCGGGTTTGGTCCACATGGCTCGATCCTCTTCTTATACGTGGCGCCGGAAATGCCCGGCACCCTCATTAAGCACCCAGTCCGCCACCGGCAGAATGGTACTTTGGAAGTAGATTTCAACCTGCCTTCGTAGTGCCCCGGAACACGCGGCCTGCCGACGAACGCTGCTTCTGCCGCGCATAAAAAAACGCGGCTGAAAAGCCGCGTTGCGAACGAGTCACCCGGGTGACATGAGGGAGAAACTCCCGGAAAGACCCTGCACCCTAAGGTGCCAGCAAAGAAACCGGCGCGGCGGGAGCGCGCTGCGCCGGAGCCCATCCAATCAGAAGAAGCCCAGCGGATTGATGTCGTAGCTGACCAGCAGGTTCTTGGTCTGCTGGTAGTGGTCGAGCATCATCTTGTGGGTTTCGCGACCGACGCCGGACTTCTTGTAGCCACCGAACGCGGCATGCGCCGGGTAGAGGTGGTAGCAGTTGGTCCACACGCGACCGGCCTTGATGCCACGGCCCATGCGGTAGGCGCGGTTGATGTCGCGGGTCCAGACGCCGGCGCCCAGACCGAACTCGGTGTCGTTGGCGATCGCCAGTGCTTCGGCTTCGTCCTTGAAGGTGGTGACGGCCACCACCGGCCCGAAGATTTCCTCCTGGAACACGCGCATCTTGTTGTGGCCTTTGATCAGGGTCGGCTGCACGTAGTAACCGCTGGCCAGACCGCCTTCGAGCTTCTCCGCGGCGCCGCCGGTGAGGATCTGCGCGCCTTCCTGCTGGGCGATGTCCATGTAGGACAGAATCTTGTCGAACTGTTGCTCGGAGGCCTGAGCGCCGACCATGGTGTCGGTATCCAGCGGATTGCCGCGCTTGATCGCCTTGATCTTCTTCATCACCACTTCCATGAAGGGCTCGAAGATCGACTCCTGAATCACCGCGCGCGACGGGCAGGTGCACACCTCGCCCTGGTTGAAGAACGCCAGTACCAGGCCTTCGGCAGCCTTCTCGATGAACGCCGGCTCGGCATTCATGATGTCTTCGAAGAAGATGTTCGGGCTCTTGCCGCCCAGCTCGACGGTACTCGGAATGATGTTTTCGGCCGCGCAACGCATGATGTGCGCGCCAACCGGGGTCGAGCCGGTGAAGGCGATCTTGGCGATGCGGGTGCTGGTGGCCAGCGCCTGACCGGCTTCGCGACCGAAGCCCTGGACGATGTTCAGCACGCCCGGCGGCAGCAGATCGCCGACCACTTCGATGAACACCATGATCGACAGCGGGGTCTGCTCGGCCGGCTTGAGCACGATGCAGTTACCGGCAGCCAGGGCCGGTGCGAGTTTCCAGGCGGCCATCAGCAGCGGGAAGTTCCACGGAATGATCTGACCGACCACGCCCAGCGGCTCGTGGAAATGGTAGGCGGCGGTGTGCTCGTTGATCTCGGCGGCGCTGCCTTCCTGCGCACGGATGCAGCCGGCGAAGTAGCGGAAGTGGTCGGCCGCCAGCGGCACGTCGGCGTTCAGGGTTTCGCGCACGGCCTTGCCGTTGTCCCAGGTTTCGGCGACGGCGAGCTTTTCCAGGTTGGCTTCGATGCGATCGGCGATCTTCAGCAGGATCAGCGCACGGTCCTGCACCGAGGTCTTGCCCCAGGCATCGGCGGCGGCATGGGCAGCGTCCAGCGCACGCTCCACGTCTTCGGCGCCCGAACGCGGGAACTCGGCGATCACTTCACCGTTCACCGGCGAGGTGTTGACGAAATACTCCCCCTTGACCGGCGGCACGAATTCGCCGCCGATGTAGTTGCCGTAGCGCGGCTTGAAGGAAATGACGGCGCCTGGAGTACCGGGTTGGGCGTAGATCATGTTGGGCCTCTCTCTTCTGCTTGTGGAGCCTGCGCCAGACATGGCTCAGGGCATGGGACCGATCTTAGGCAGTGCCCTCCCGCCCCCGGTATGCACCCATGGCAGCGGAGCCCTCCTCATTTGGTATTAGATGCCAACGATGCTGCAGCACGCGGTTTACGGGGCGTCGCGCTAATTTGGGCGCAGCCACTAGCCGCCTAACCGCACGAAAAAACCGGGCATTTTAGCCCTCCTCCCGACCACGAAATTGACCACGAACAAGGATGCCGCACCACACCGAGAATATTTTCCAAACGCAAGGAAAGCTCGACCAAATGCCCGCAAAACCAACCCGAAAGTCCTATTAGTCACCCCCGCAAAGCACCCTAATTTCGAGCTGCGACATCCTGTCCCCATAACAACCTGAGGAGATTTGCCATGCAGTGGATCAATCCCGATTTCTGCGATCTGCGTCTGGGCTTCGAAGTTACCGCGTACGTCTACGTGCGCTGAGCCTGTGGCCGGGGCGATCGCGATCGCCCCGGTTTGCGAGGAAATGGTCATGACAACAACAAACATACTGCCGACGACCCGCTACGAGATTCGCCCACCGTTCCTGTTCCGCTGGGAGGAGTCACAGCAGGCCCACGTGCTGCTCTACCCCGAGGGCATCGTCAAGCTCAACGCCACCGGCGGCGACATCCTCAAGCGCTGCGACGGCAAGACCAGCGTCGCCGAGCTGATCGAGCAGCTGGGCCGCGATTACCACGCATCCGATATCGACGCGATCGGCAAGGGCGTACTGAATTTCCTGGAGGTGTCCCATGGCAAAGGCTGGATCCGAGCTAAGGCTTGATGGCAGCGGCAATCCGGTCTGGCTGCTGCTGGAGCTGACCTACCAATGCCCGCTGCAGTGCGTGTTCTGCAGCAACCCGCGCAACTTCGCCGACTACCGCCCGCATGAGCTGAGCACCGCCGAATGGATCGACGTGATGGCCCAGGCCCGCGCGATGGGCGCCATGCAGATCGGCTTCTCCGGCGGCGAACCGACCTTGCGCAAGGACCTCGAAACACTGGTCGCCGAAGCCGACCGCATGGGCTACTACACCAACCTGATCACCTCCGGCATCGGTCTGACCGAAGCGCGCCTGCGCGCCCTGAAGGATGCTGGCCTGCGCCATATCCAGCTGGGCTTCCAGTCCACCGACCGTAACGTGGCGCGCGAGCTGGCCGGCGTCGATGCCTGGGAGCGCAAGCTCGGCATGGCGCGGCTGATCAAGTCGCTGGACTTCCCGATGGTGCTGAACGTACCGATCACCCGGCAGAACATCAGCCAGATACCGGACATCATCGATTTTGCCGTCGAGCTGGGCGTCGAGTATCTCGAGCTGGCCAACGTGCAGTACTACAACTGGGCGCTGCTCAACCGCGACGCACTGATGCCAACCCACGCCGAGCTGCAACGCGCCGAGGATCAGGTGCAGCGCGCGCGCGAGCGTTACGGCGATCGGCTGACGATCTTCTTCGTCATCCCCGACTACTACGAAGGCAGGCCCAAGGCCTGCATGAACGGCTGGGGCGCGATCCACGTCACCGTGGCGCCGAACGGCGATGTGCTGCCCTGCTCGCAGGCCACCAACTTCAAGAACCTGACCTTCCCCAACGTGCGCCAGCAGCGCCTGGAAGAGATCTGGCACGACTCGCCGGTATTCAACCTTTACCGCGGCGACGCCTGGATGCCCGAGCCGTGCCGCAGCTGCGACGAGAAGGAAAAGGACTTCGGCGGCTGTCGTTGCCAGGCCTTGCTGCTCACCGGCAACGGTGCCAACACCGATCCGGCATGCAGCAAGTCGCCGCATCATCAACTGATCCAGCAGGCCGTCGCGCTGGCGCAGGACGCCACACGCTCGCAAGGCACGCTGATCGCCCGGCAGGCCAGCCAGGGGGTGGAACTTGAAATTGCCCCATGACTCGTTCGGCGGCACCGTCAGCGCGGGCCTCGCGCTGACGCTCGGCTGCTATCTGCTGCTGCGCGTGCTGATCTAGGAGGCGGCGATGCAACTGTCCGTCTTCGATGTGCTGGCCCGTTATGCACACCTCCTGTTCGCGCTGGTGTGGGTCGGTCACAACTACGCCAACTTCATCCAGAACCCGCGCTTCGTGCCGCTACAGAACGGCATCGACACCGCCACGCTGAACCGCGATCTGGAGGCGCGGATGAAGCGCGAGCACGGCATCTTCCGCTATGCCTCGCTGGTCGTCTGGGCATCGGGGATGTTCATGCTCTGGCAGCGCGGCTGGCTGGTCGACGCGCTGCTACTGCAAGGACCGCTGGCAGCCATCGGCCTCGGTGCGTGGATCGGCACGGCGATGGTGCTGAATCTCTGGCTGGTGCTCTGGCCGCATCAGAAGAAACTGCTCGGCTTCGTCCCGGCGACGCTGGAGGAGCGCGTGCGCTGCTCACGGATTACCTTCCTGTCCTCGCGCAGCAACACCATCCTCTCGTTTCCCCTGCTATTTCTGATGGCAGCCGGCGGTCATGGCCTGCATCTTTTCTGAACAGGCCGAGCGCTACAGCTTCGCCGCCGGTCCGGCGCAACTGCCGCGCGAGGTGCTGAGCCAGATCCACGAGGAGCTGCCGGACTGGCAAGGCAGCGGCTTCTCCCTGCTGGAACAACCGTTCACCAGCACTGCCTACAAGCGATTGATGAGCGACACCGAGCAGGTCCTGCGCGCGTTGCTGGCGATTCCCGCCAACTATCGTGTGTTGTTCATGCAGGGCGGCGCCTCGGCGCAGTTCGGCCTGCTGCCGCTCAATCTGCTGCGACCCGGACAGCGAGCCGACTACCTGGAAAGCGGCCACTGGGCACGCAAGGCCATCACCGAGGCACGCCGGCATGGGCCGGTGAACGTGGTGGCGAGCGGTGCGGCGGACGGCTTCACCGCCCTGCCCGCTGTCGAGACCTGGCAGCTCGACCCCAACGCCGGCTACTGCCACCTCACCAGCAACGAAACCGGCAACGGCCTGCAGCTGCACGACTTCCCGCAACTGTCGGTACCGCTGGTGGCGGACATGACCTCGGATTTCCTTACCCGCCCCGTTCCCATCGAGCGCTTCGGGCTGATCTACGCCAGCGCGCAGAAGAACATCGGTGTCGCCGGGCTGTGCCTGATCATCGTCCGCGACGACCTGCTGCGTCCGCCATCGGCCGGGCTGCCTGCGGCATTCAGCTATGCGGTGCAGGCGGAGCAGCAGAGCCGCTTCAACACACCGCCGACCTTCGCCCTCTACGTCGCCGCGCTGATGCTGCGCTGGATCGCCGCGAACGGCGGTCTCTCCACAATGGCAGCGAACTGCCGGGAAAAGAGCCAGCGACTGTACGCCTGCCTCGACCGCAGTGAGCTGTACCACTGCCGCCCGCGCAAGGAGGATCGCTCGACCGTGAACGTCTGTTTCGAGCTGCGTGAGCCGGCATTGCTGCCGCTGCTGCTCGCCGAGGCCGAGCGGGCCGGGCTGCATCATCTGGCCGGCCACGCGGCCATCGGCAGTCTGCGAGCCAGCCTGTACAACGCCATGCCGCTGGC belongs to Pseudomonas phenolilytica and includes:
- the pqqE gene encoding pyrroloquinoline quinone biosynthesis protein PqqE, with product MNGSGSSFAKPGFEPGPPLWLLAELTYRCPLQCPYCSNPLDFARSHEELSTAEWIEVFRQAREMGAAQLGFSGGEPLVREDLAELIGAARKLGYYTNLITSGIGLTEAKIASFAEAGLDHIQISFQAADEEVNNLLAGSKKAFAHKLEMARAVKKHGYPMVLNFVTHRHNIDNIDQIIRLCIELEADFVELATCQFYGWAELNRAGLLPSKEQLVRAERITNEWRDKLAAENHPCKLIFVTPDYYEERPKACMNGWGNLFLDITPDGTALPCHSARQLPVEFPNVREHSVEYIWRHSFGFNKFRGYDWMPEPCRSCDEKEKDFGGCRCQAFMLTGDAANADPVCSKSPQHGKILAAREQAEHAALGLDQLQHRNEKASKLICKM
- the pqqD gene encoding pyrroloquinoline quinone biosynthesis peptide chaperone PqqD, whose protein sequence is MSENILLKIPALRRGFRFQFEPAQQCHVLLYPEGMIKLNDSASEILKRVDGARTVGGIVADLQVSFPAAEGIAEDILAFLEVAVERFWIELR
- the pqqC gene encoding pyrroloquinoline-quinone synthase PqqC, whose product is MTLPAMSPAEFEQALRAKGEYYHIHHPFHRAMYAGQATREQIQGWVANRFYYQVCIPVKDAAIMANCPDRDTRREWIQRIIDHDGRPGEEGGIEAWLRLAEAVGLDREQVLSQELVLPGVRFAVDAYVNFARRASWQEAASSSLTELFAPTIHQSRLDAWPQHYPWIDASGYDYFRKRLKEARRDVEHGLRITLEHYRTREAQERMLNILQFKLDVLWSMLDAMSMAYELDRPPYHTVTAERVWHKGIAL
- the pqqB gene encoding pyrroloquinoline quinone biosynthesis protein PqqB, encoding MFIQVLGSAAGGGFPQWNCNCANCAGLRAGTLRAQSRTQSSIAISEDGVEWVLCNASPDIRAQLEGFPKLQPARKPRDTAIAAIVLLDSQIDHTTGLLTLREGCPHEVWCTEMVHQDLTSGFPLFNMLEHWNGGLKWNRIELQGSFVIPACPNLLITPVPLRSSAPPYSPHRNDPHPGDNIGLLIEDRRSGGTLFYAPGLGQISDGLLAIMRRADCLLVDGTLWRDDEMRVREVGDKLGTEMGHLPQSGPGGMIEVLDGLPAARKVLIHINNTNPILDEDSAEREILGEHGIEVAFDGMSIEL
- the pqqA gene encoding pyrroloquinoline quinone precursor peptide PqqA → MWTKPEYTDLRIGFEVTMYFANR
- the exaC gene encoding acetaldehyde dehydrogenase ExaC yields the protein MIYAQPGTPGAVISFKPRYGNYIGGEFVPPVKGEYFVNTSPVNGEVIAEFPRSGAEDVERALDAAHAAADAWGKTSVQDRALILLKIADRIEANLEKLAVAETWDNGKAVRETLNADVPLAADHFRYFAGCIRAQEGSAAEINEHTAAYHFHEPLGVVGQIIPWNFPLLMAAWKLAPALAAGNCIVLKPAEQTPLSIMVFIEVVGDLLPPGVLNIVQGFGREAGQALATSTRIAKIAFTGSTPVGAHIMRCAAENIIPSTVELGGKSPNIFFEDIMNAEPAFIEKAAEGLVLAFFNQGEVCTCPSRAVIQESIFEPFMEVVMKKIKAIKRGNPLDTDTMVGAQASEQQFDKILSYMDIAQQEGAQILTGGAAEKLEGGLASGYYVQPTLIKGHNKMRVFQEEIFGPVVAVTTFKDEAEALAIANDTEFGLGAGVWTRDINRAYRMGRGIKAGRVWTNCYHLYPAHAAFGGYKKSGVGRETHKMMLDHYQQTKNLLVSYDINPLGFF
- the pqqA gene encoding pyrroloquinoline quinone precursor peptide PqqA; translation: MQWINPDFCDLRLGFEVTAYVYVR
- the pqqD gene encoding pyrroloquinoline quinone biosynthesis peptide chaperone PqqD, translated to MTTTNILPTTRYEIRPPFLFRWEESQQAHVLLYPEGIVKLNATGGDILKRCDGKTSVAELIEQLGRDYHASDIDAIGKGVLNFLEVSHGKGWIRAKA
- the pqqE gene encoding pyrroloquinoline quinone biosynthesis protein PqqE, with the protein product MAKAGSELRLDGSGNPVWLLLELTYQCPLQCVFCSNPRNFADYRPHELSTAEWIDVMAQARAMGAMQIGFSGGEPTLRKDLETLVAEADRMGYYTNLITSGIGLTEARLRALKDAGLRHIQLGFQSTDRNVARELAGVDAWERKLGMARLIKSLDFPMVLNVPITRQNISQIPDIIDFAVELGVEYLELANVQYYNWALLNRDALMPTHAELQRAEDQVQRARERYGDRLTIFFVIPDYYEGRPKACMNGWGAIHVTVAPNGDVLPCSQATNFKNLTFPNVRQQRLEEIWHDSPVFNLYRGDAWMPEPCRSCDEKEKDFGGCRCQALLLTGNGANTDPACSKSPHHQLIQQAVALAQDATRSQGTLIARQASQGVELEIAP
- a CDS encoding urate hydroxylase PuuD, which encodes MQLSVFDVLARYAHLLFALVWVGHNYANFIQNPRFVPLQNGIDTATLNRDLEARMKREHGIFRYASLVVWASGMFMLWQRGWLVDALLLQGPLAAIGLGAWIGTAMVLNLWLVLWPHQKKLLGFVPATLEERVRCSRITFLSSRSNTILSFPLLFLMAAGGHGLHLF
- the serC gene encoding 3-phosphoserine/phosphohydroxythreonine transaminase produces the protein MACIFSEQAERYSFAAGPAQLPREVLSQIHEELPDWQGSGFSLLEQPFTSTAYKRLMSDTEQVLRALLAIPANYRVLFMQGGASAQFGLLPLNLLRPGQRADYLESGHWARKAITEARRHGPVNVVASGAADGFTALPAVETWQLDPNAGYCHLTSNETGNGLQLHDFPQLSVPLVADMTSDFLTRPVPIERFGLIYASAQKNIGVAGLCLIIVRDDLLRPPSAGLPAAFSYAVQAEQQSRFNTPPTFALYVAALMLRWIAANGGLSTMAANCREKSQRLYACLDRSELYHCRPRKEDRSTVNVCFELREPALLPLLLAEAERAGLHHLAGHAAIGSLRASLYNAMPLAGVERLVTFLQRFEREHG